The following proteins are encoded in a genomic region of Glycine soja cultivar W05 chromosome 17, ASM419377v2, whole genome shotgun sequence:
- the LOC114392193 gene encoding uncharacterized protein LOC114392193, producing the protein MTFEAANEIADKIDALEEQASQGSFVTHGRHDMLTAAIGRPEHPGRVRVVGAGITIKQYFGSASRTSSIAPEYLQQFTQQIKDQLEDSITEKVTRRLMLSLSQMQSQGLALPSELDVGPSAARVSTKESCVDPSGNNPNIGDSYKCRLYIEEYPSRLVALGRIYEGSTTIHNIPLLHDQVKVGVEEIRDADAPIPVPTKEVKVMGQALNTFLAWLTHLVKRLLEQEL; encoded by the exons ATGACATTTGAAGCAGCAAATGAAATTGCtgacaagatt GATGCGCTTGAGGAGCAGGCCTCACAGGGTTCCTTTGTTACCCATGGACGTCATGATATGctgactgctgccattgggcgaccagaacaccctggtcGTGTGCGTGTTGTAGGAGCCGGTATAACcatcaaacaatactttggatcagCTTCAAGGACCTCCTCCATTGCTCCCGAATACCTGCAACAGTTCACGCAACAAATCAAGGACCAACTAGAGGATTCAATCACAGAAAAAGTCACTCGACGACTAATGTTATCCCTCAGCCaaatgcaatcacagggactcgCACTGCCTTCTGAACTTGATGTTGGTCCTTCAGctgctcgtgtcagcacaaaggagagttgtgttgatccctcaggaaacaaTCCAAACATCGGTGACTCATACAAATGCAGGTTGTATATTGAAGAATATCCTTCtcgcctggttgccctaggaagaatttatgagggatccacaaccattcacaacattcctttgctgcatgatcaagtcaaggttggtgttgaggagattagagatgcagatgctcccattcctgtacccactaaAGAGGTTAAGGTCATGGGACAGGCTCTTAACACATTCCTTGCTTGGCTGACACATCTTGTCAAGCGTTTATTAGAACAG GAGCTGTGA